A region from the Tachyglossus aculeatus isolate mTacAcu1 chromosome 5, mTacAcu1.pri, whole genome shotgun sequence genome encodes:
- the NKX6-3 gene encoding homeobox protein Nkx-6.3, protein MESNLQGTFLLNNTSLAQFSEMKAPMCQYAMQNSFYKLSPPGLSTQLAAGTPHGITDILSRPVAAPNNSLLSGYPHVAGFSGLSSQGVYYGPQMGNFSKAGNEYPPRGRNCWADTGQDWRGGRQCSNTPDPLSDSIHKKKHTRPTFTGHQIFALEKTFEQTKYLAGPERARLAYSLGMTESQVKVWFQNRRTKWRKKSALEPSSSTPRSAAGGGGGGSGDRTASENEDDEYNKPLDPDSDDEKIRLLLRKHRAAFSVLSLGTHNV, encoded by the exons ATGGAATCCAACCTGCAGGGGACATTCCTGCTGAACAACACATCCCTGGCTCAGTTCTCGGAGATGAAGGCGCCCATGTGCCAATACGCCATGCAGAATTCTTTCTACAAGCTCAGCCCTCCGGGACTCAGCACCCAGCTGGCCGCCGGGACCCCCCACGGGATTACGGATATCCTGAGCAGGCCCGTGGCCGCCCCGAACAACAGTCTCCTCTCAGGCTACCCCCATGTAGCAGGCTTCAGTGGACTCAGCTCCCAGGGGGTCTACTATGGTCCCCAGATGGGGAATTTCTCCAAGGCAGGTAACGAGTATCCACCCAGGGGTAGGAACTGCTGGGCAGACACCGGCCAGGACTGGAGAGGAGGCCGTCAGTGCAGTAACA ccccagaCCCACTGAGCGACAGCATCCATAAAAAAAAGCACACCCGCCCTACCTTCACAGGACACCAGATTTTTGCTTTGGAGAAAACCTTTGAGCAAACCAAGTACCTAGCTGGGCCCGAGAGAGCACGCCTGGCCTACTCCTTGGGAATGACAGAGTCCCAGGTGAAG GTCTGGTTTCAGAACCGCAGGACAAAGTGGCGGAAGAAGAGCGCCCTGGAGCCCTCCTCTTCCACACCGAGATCTGCAGCTGGGGGAGGCGGCGGTGGCAGCGGTGACCGCACGGCCTCGGAGAACGAGGACGACGAATACAACAAACCCCTGGATCCAGACTCGGATGACGAGAAGATCCGCCTGCTACTCCGGAAGCACAGGGCGGCCTTCTCCGTCCTCAGCCTGGGGACTCACAACGTCTGA